One Cololabis saira isolate AMF1-May2022 chromosome 18, fColSai1.1, whole genome shotgun sequence genomic region harbors:
- the LOC133418488 gene encoding NACHT, LRR and PYD domains-containing protein 3-like gives MDQCEDREEGVLPSKTSPRGKPGREEERVDQQISESPSGPSVQQHQTQLDSIFQLLEDDIVMFVKDELKKIQKVLSPDYPESLEHVLLGEGEEQRRSRDAFVKITVNFLRRMKQEELAERLQRSSVCKKRLKSKLKKKCQCVSEGIVKAGETILLEQIYMELYITEGGTGEVNEEHEVRQIEAASRKPDGAETAIRQEDIFKPPPGRGGPIRTVMTKGVAGIGKTVLTQKFSLDWAEGRTNQDIQFLLPFTFRELNVLKDRKFSLVELVHHFFTETKGICSFEKFQVVFIFDGLDESRLPLDFHNNKDLTDVTESTSVDVLLTNLLKGNLLPSARLWITTRPAAANQIPPYCVSMVTEVRGFTNPQKEEYFRKRFRGEEQASRIISHIKTSRSLHIMCHIPVFCWITATVLENVLETSEGGELPKTLTEIYICFLVIQVKLKKVQYDGGAETDPHWSPESRKMVESLGKLAFEQLQKGNLIFYEPDLGECGIDVRDASVYSGVFTQISREESSLYQDRVFCFIHLSVQEFLAALHVHQTFISSGVNLLEEEKNTETDLYQSAVDKALQSPNGHLDLFLRFLLGLKLETNQNLLRGLLDPEQRSFQNFVQLLFQPEQRSSQNTQETVKYIKKKISEDLSAERSINLFHCLNELNDRSLVEEVQESLRSGSLSTDKLSPAQWSALVFILVSSGDLEVFDLNKFSASEEALRRLLPVVKASKKVLLSGCNLSGNICPLLSSVLSSQSSSLTELDLSNNDLQDSGLKQLCPGLESPHCKLESLRLSGCLISEEGSSSLVSALTSNPSHLRELDLSYNHPGESAGKLLSGLKDPRWRLDTLRVEPAGQRFLTPGLRKYSCQLTIDTNTVNIYIKLSDDNRKMMYVEEDQSYPDHPDRFDYWEQLLCREVLTGRCYWEVQWSDGVSVSVSYRRINRRGTSDDCRFGGNDHSWSLDCSPGGRYRVHHNNRETSVTSSPSPSSNRLAVYVDVPAGTLSFYEVSVSDRLIHLHTINTTFSEPLCAGFRLWSWSWSESSVSLCPV, from the exons agtggaccagcagatctcagagtcccctagtggtccgtctgtccagcagcatcagacccagctggactCCATCTTTCAG ctgctggaggacgacatcgtcatgtttgtgaaggacgagctgaagaagatccagaaggttctgagtccagattacccagaatccctagaGCATGTGTTGCTTGGTGAGGgtgaagagcagaggaggagcagagatgcgtttgtgaagatcacagtgaacttcctgaggagaatgaagcaggaggagctggctgagcgtCTGCAGAGAA GTTCAGTTTGTAAAAAACGGCTGAAGTCTAAACTGAAGAAGAAGTGCCAGTGTGTTTCTGAGGGGATTGTTAAAGCAGGAGAGACAATCCTTCTGGAACAGATCTACatggagctctacatcacagagggagggaccggagaggtcaatgaagaacatgaagtcagacagattgaagcagcttccaggaaaccagacggagcagaaacagccatcagacaggaagacatctttaaacccccacctggaagaggaggaccaatcagaacggtgatgacgaagggagtggccggcatcgggaaaacagtcctaacacagaagttcagtctggactgggctgaaggcagaaccaaccaggacatccagttcctgcttccattcaccttcagagagctgaatgtgctgaaagacagaaagttcagcttggtggaactagttcatcacttcttcactgaaaccaaaggaatctgcagctttgaaaagttccaggtcgtgttcatctttgacggtctggatgagagtcgacttcctctggacttccacaacaataaggacctgactgatgttacagagtccacctcagtggatgtgctgctgacaaacctcctcaaggggaacctgcttccttctgctcgtctctggatcaccacacgacccgcagcagccaatcagatccctccttactgtgtctccatggtgacagaagtcagagggttcactaaCCCACAGAaagaggaatacttcaggaagaggttcagaggaGAGGAGCAGgccagcaggatcatctcccacatcaagacatcacggagcctccacatcatgtgccacatcccagtcttctgctggatcactgctacggtcctggagaacgtcctggaaaccagtgagggaggggagctgcccaagaccctgactgagatttACATCTGCTTCCTGGTGATCCAGgtcaaactgaagaaggtccagtatgacggaggagctgagacggatccacactggagtccagagagcaggaagatggtggagtctctgggaaaactggcttttgagcagctgcagaaaggaaacctgatcttctatgaaccagacctgggagagtgtggcatcgatgtcagagacgcttcagtgtactcaggagtgttcacacAGATCTctagagaggagagcagcctgtaccaggaccgggtcttctgcttcatccatctgagtgtccaggagtttctagctgctcttcatgtccatcagaccttcatcagctctggagtcaacctgctggaggaagagaagaacacAGAGACTGACCTCTATCagagtgctgtggacaaggccttacagagtcccaacggacacctggacttgttcctgcgcttcctcctgggtctcaaactggagaccaatcagaacctcctacgaggtctgcTGGACCCAGAACAAAGAAGTTTTCAGAACTTTGTACAACTACTGTTTCAACCAGaacaaagaagttcacagaacactcaggaaacagttaaatacatcaagaagaagatcagtgaggacctgtctgcagagagaagcatcaacctgttccactgtctgaatgaactgaacgatcggtctctggtggaggaggtccaagaGTCCCTGAGGTCTGGAAgtctctccacagataaactgtctcctgctcagtggtcggctctggtcttcatcttagtgtcatcaggagatctggaggtgtttgacctgaataagttctcagcttcagaggaggctctacggaggctgctgccggtggtcaaagcctccaagaaagttct actgagtggctgtaacctctcagggaacatctgtccacttctgtcctcagttctcagctctcagtcctccagtctgacagaactggacctgagcaacaacgacctgcaggattctggactgaagcagctgtgtcctggactggagagtccacattgtaaactggagtctctcag gctgtcaggctgtctgatatcagaggaaggaagttcttctctggtctcagctttgacctccaacccctcccacctgagagagctggacctgagctacaaccatccaggggagtcagcagggaagcttcTGTCTGGACTGAAGGATCCCCGCTGGaggctggacactctcag ggtggagcctgctggacaacgatttctgacaccaggtctgaggaagt attcctgtcaactcaccatcgacacaaacacagtcaacatatacatcaaactgtctgatgacaacaggaagatgatgtatgtggaggaggatcagtcatatcctgatcatccagacaggtttgattactgggagcagctgctgtgtagagaagttctgacgggtcgctgttactgggaggtccagtggagcgatggtgtttctgtatcagtgagttacagaagaatcaacAGGAGAGGAACATCTGATGACTGTAGGTTTGGAggaaacgatcattcctggagtctggactgttcTCCAGGTGGTCGGTACCGTGTCCATCACAATAACAGAGAAACATCTGTCACCTCATCCCCATCTCCATCCTCTAACAGATTAGcagtgtacgtggacgttcctgctggaactctgtccttctatgaagtctctgtctctgacagactgatccacctccacaccatCAACACCACCTTCTCTGaacctctctgtgctggatttagactctggtcctggtcctggtctgagtcctcagtgtctctgtgtccagtttag